The Opitutus sp. ER46 genome contains a region encoding:
- a CDS encoding flagellin produces the protein MSVVINTNTAATIASNNLASSSASLQRSLNRLSSGSKIVNPSDDAGGLAVSMKLSAAAKRSAAANSNIGNVTSYLQTQDGVLQTSSKVMDRISELWTMYQDPTKNSSDKANYDAEYQQLQKELDSLTQEKFNGVSLFGSAGTGVVESVKVSEDGVQTVAITAKALASSTDGVGAFSDAAGGGSLSSISSIDSIKTGIQNVATFRAKNGAEQSRLGFAAEVLTTNKANLESANSRIVDVDVAAESTQLARWNILVQSGTAMLSQANQSAQSALSLIR, from the coding sequence ATGTCAGTCGTGATTAATACCAACACAGCGGCGACGATTGCCTCGAACAACCTCGCCTCCTCGAGTGCCAGCTTGCAGCGCAGCCTTAACCGGTTGTCGAGCGGCTCGAAGATCGTCAATCCGTCGGATGATGCCGGTGGCTTGGCGGTGTCGATGAAGTTGTCTGCGGCCGCCAAGCGTTCCGCCGCGGCGAACAGCAACATCGGCAACGTCACGTCCTACCTGCAGACTCAGGATGGCGTGCTCCAGACCTCCTCCAAGGTCATGGACCGCATCTCGGAACTCTGGACGATGTACCAGGACCCGACGAAGAACAGCTCGGACAAGGCCAACTACGATGCGGAGTATCAGCAGCTGCAGAAGGAGCTCGATTCTCTCACGCAGGAGAAGTTCAACGGCGTCTCGCTGTTCGGTTCGGCAGGTACCGGAGTGGTCGAGTCGGTCAAGGTCTCCGAGGACGGCGTCCAGACGGTCGCCATCACCGCGAAGGCCCTAGCCAGCAGCACGGATGGCGTCGGCGCCTTCTCCGATGCCGCTGGCGGCGGCTCGCTGTCGTCCATCAGCTCGATCGACAGCATCAAGACGGGCATCCAGAACGTTGCGACGTTCCGCGCCAAGAACGGCGCTGAGCAGAGCCGCCTGGGTTTCGCCGCCGAGGTCCTGACGACCAACAAGGCCAACCTGGAGTCCGCCAACAGTCGCATCGTCGACGTCGACGTGGCCGCGGAAAGTACCCAGCTCGCACGCTGGAACATCCTCGTCCAGTCCGGCACCGCGATGCTCTCGCAGGCCAACCAGAGCGCCCAGTCCGCGCTTAGCCTCATCCGCTAA